GAACACTTGTGTGGGTCGGCCCTTTTCCTTTTGGAGAGCTGAGGTGGAATCTAGCTTATTTTGAGGCTTTCAGGTTTTAGTTTTTTTGATCTTTAAAACATCCTTCAACCTGTGGTGCAAAAGCATAAAATACAGCTGGATTAGgttatgaatatttatgtttttgtaaaTTAACCTTTTATATTGATAATAGCACTGATTAGGGAGAtgatcaattttttcttttttatacactGTAATGACCGGCTGAATATAATGAGGCATTTAGCAGTTACTTGTGAGGACAACTGGAACACagaatggatttatttattttttgccttcaagtaaagacaaaggagataaaatagagTTGTATGTTATCTCCAAAAGGTGTGTTCTGTTTCTAGGTTATTTCTTGGAGCTTTTAGCACCAGGGAGATTCACACATCTAAATTTAGGAATAATTTGGAGTAATCAGTTTCTtcttaattctaaaattcatactttCCAGAATTAAAACATTCTAACTTATAGTGAGGGTTACAAATAGTAGCCAAATTGAATTTACAGAATCCTGCCAACTGCTTAAGGCCCTGATTTGCTGGGCAGTTTCCTGTGTTTTGTATGTATCTTCATGTATCTCTAATACTGTAGCCATGCTCTTAAATTCACCATTCACAAAACCTAAACCGCTTCAAACCAAGAGTGTACGGTCGCCTCTTTTGAAACACTAGTGGCCAAGAGGGTACGTTGATCGTTTATCTCACCAGAAGAACGGGTGGTTTTCAATGGGCCGGGGTCTGCCGTGCTGGCtgggggggtgttggggagagtGCTGCCTCCCTTGGGCCTGGGGCTCTGTCCCCGCACAGACTGATTCTTAAAAACCCTTTCTGTGGCCCCGCAAGTGAACATCTGCATTATTCTTGCTTTCGTGCTTCAGGATTCTGGACGTCTGCATTTACTGTGTGAAGGATAAAATTCATCAGCATGAATTCCGATTTcctgaaaattataattaaaacctTTTTCCCCCTAAGTACTGAAATGTGCTCACCAGCCAACACATTTTAACTGCGAGAACTTGTGAACTTCAAGGGTAATCAACCAAACCTGTGACATAGCGTCTTTTTCCTGAGGACGTTTGTTACACAGATACCTGTTACACTAATACTTGAACTTGTACCTTGTGGTATTTGCTGTCTTTTAACTAGTCacaatattcttatattttagtTTCACTTTTGGAATCTGATTAAGGTGAGTGGGGTGTGTGGGTGTACGTGTGAGAGTGAAACAGTTCCCAGCTGGATGtaagaaacattttttataaaattgtgactttttaaaaaacaaaactgtctttaCGTTTTTTTCCGTTTATAGAGTTAAGCTGCTCAGGGTATGTTTTGTAGCTGTGGCACTCGCGACACCtggatcaatcaatcaatctttATTATCAAAGTACAGTGCACCCAGGTACAAAGCTTCCCTGAAGAATTCTAATGCTTTATTAACCTCGGTGGCAAGTGTTAGCAATTTCTTATTCCAGGGTCATGAGGCAAGGTTTATGCTTGAgacaaaaaatattctttgattgATGGCTTATCTTGGGCTCTTTGTGCACCGGCGACTTCTTGTTCTGTAAGTTAACAGCCAGACTTGGTTTTCAGTGACTGACTAGTGATCCCCGTCTCCCAGAAGACTTAGTTCTGGCTTTGCTTCTGCCACATCTCGCCAGTAAGGGAGCAGCAAAGGCAGGGAAGAGACTTTCTTCTCAATCAAAGGCCAAAGATGGGAAAACACAAACTCATTTCCCTTTGGTGATAAATGGAGTCCATCTGACAAATAGGATGGAAagtcctgagagagagagagaactcagtTAAATGTACGTAAGTTTTCCAAATGCTGATATGCACTATTCGGCCATCTGTGACCTCGACTGGCAAATAGCCAGCCCCTTGTTTCCAGCCCCTGACCAGCAGCCCTCTGGAACTGGAGTAGCTTCTGGGTGCTGTTTGCATGATCTCATCCAGTGCTCACAGGAGTATCTGCATAGTACAGACGGACCTTCCTGAAACCTCACACCATTAAGTGCCTGAGCTGAGACCTTCCAGGTCATCAGATGGAAGCAGAGGCTTAAGGAGTGAAAATGATTCATTaatataatagcaaaaacaaaaaaaattggtGTTAAAAGAGCTCAGGGCCCAGTGTGTCAGAATGTTTTTGCTTTGTCTAGGTATTAAGTTGATAGGCAAGTTATTAGGTGGAAAGAACTTGCACCATCTAGCCCCGAACAAGACAGGAGTCCAGTCCCTGCCATGCCCTGATCTCAGGAACATTTACCATTAGAGCCCTTGCTCCTTTGCGGAGGCATCTTTCCCTAAGCGAGGGCTCCCCCGATCCCTGTTTGAACCTGGGCGGCCAGCTAGTTCACGACTTTCACAGCCTAGGGATTCCCGTTCTGATGGCACTTCTCCCGGCCCTTAAGCTTTCTCATCTCTGCCGTTGGAGAGCATCTGAACCAAAAGGGAAATCCTAGTGTTAAACCTAAAAGGACCTGTAAGAGCAGTTAGCCCAATAGTCTGTAATTTCCTTTAGCAGCGCAATTTTTCCAAACTACCTCAGGTGGAAGCTTAATGCAGACAAAACCAGAACTCTGGACGCGGTCCACTCTAGCTCTCAAGCCGCTCCTGACCTGGGACCCCACAAAGGGGTCAAGTCTAGTCAAGGTTTCAGAGCAAGACTGAAacacaattttctcttttctctgggtAAACACCCAGGGGTGGCACTGCTGGGTCCTAGGTGAGCGTGTGACGGTACAGGAAGCCGTCAGGCCGTCTTCCTCAGTGGCTGTACTGTTCTGTACAGGGACCAGCTGTTACCATTTATATTTGTAATGGGCTTTCTGGCTTTacacaaaataatttaactaGAACTATGTCCCTCAAAATAGGAATTTTAGCTAATACCATATGCTTAGATTCATTGTTTTGCCTGTTAACGAGTTTTACTCCCCCCCACGCCTCATTATGAAAGAGCTTGGCCTGGACGTTCTTACATATGACCCGGTTGTTGCTCATTGACTTCACTATATGCTAACAGGAGGCAGACTGCTGCATGCAGCTGCGGAACAGGCTGAAGAAGGTGCTGGCTTTGCAAGCTGCCCCGCAgcctctccacttcctcccttcCACCCAACTTGTTTTAAGTGGTGACAGAGACAACGATCTTACCTACCCAGAGCCACTCCAGGCAGAGCCACACGGAGCTAGGTCTCTTCTGTGGGATCCTACTCACCCCAATAGGACTTAGCAAGCCACCGTACCTGACTGTCCTTCTGCATCAGGCTCCACAGGTCAAGCACATCAGTCCCACAGTCTTGGGCTACTCGTAAACAGGCACTGGCATATTCGCCAACAACCAAGTTCAGGCGATTTAATTTGCAACCTATTGAGGAGAGATAAAATCCAGGAGGCAACTGATAAACCCAAGTATTGGTCCTTGTGCAGGTTCTACTGATCTGGATGGTTTCTCAGTTCACATAAACAGGCACGGACTTATGGACCTGACTCAGGCCAGCCATGGCGGGTGGGGAGGGTGCTGTCTGTCCAGTACAGGACTGAGCACGATGGGGACGAGGGAGCCACTGGTGGTCACCACGGCAGGCATTCTAGAGAACATCGTCAGCAGAGGTCCAGAGGCAGGAGAGCCCGGGGCGAGCTGGTCCGCTTGGCTAGAGTGCAGGCCAGAGGCGAATGGACTTGGACTGGTGGCTAGTAAGGGGTCTGCTGGAGAGGAGCGTTGTGCCAAGACCCGAGTTTTTATGCGCAATGAGCAGCCACTGCAGTACAGTGAAGACATCATTTGTAGACTTTCAACCAGAGAAGGTGAAAGCTGGAAGGGGCCACAGAGGTCATTTAGGCTAGCTCAGGGGTCAGCAACCTCTCTCCGAAAAAGGCTGAATAATAAGTATTTTAGGCTTATGCAGGCATATGCTCTACGTTAGTAACTCTTCAACCCTGCCACTGGCGTTTGAAAGTAGCCACAGACCATGCATAAACCAATCGGCCTGGCTGTCTCCCAACAGAACTTGATTTGTTGCAGCCAGTGGGCCAGTTTGCTGAGCTCGACTCCAGTGTGGTGATTTCCAAACTTAAGCATGAGGAGAGTCACCTGGAGGACTTCACGGCCCCTCCCCTCGCGTTCTGACCCAGCAGGTCTGGGACGAGCCCAAGAACCTGCAGTTCTCCCAAGCCAAGCCCCCAGGGGCTGACCTGCTAACCTGGGATCACACAACCACCATGCACGAGCATCGGACGACGGCTCATTAACCTGGCTAAAACTAAAGTACTAAGTATGTTTTACAGCAGTAATGCACGCCCATCTAGATAAGCGAAAAAGCCTCACAGAACGATGCCTACTGCATTCTACATCcagatttgttttctattctgttctattaagaaaaatttaactcAGTTTCATGATCCATGAATGGGTTGTGACTTGCAATTTGAGAAGCACCGACATAGTTGTAACTTGCATACCCCTGGTCATCCGGCTTAGCATGAACCTTTCCTGCAACAAGCAATCCCTGTGCGAGGCAGAACACTTAGAAGCCAGAATTCGCCTCAGATGATGCCCACCGGGGGTCCTCGCTTTGCCCTCTGGAGCTGACAACAGGGTGTTTCATTCATCCTCCTTCCGTGACAGTGCCCTTCAAGTATCTGATGACAGCTAGCCTAGCTCCCTCCTCCCTACAAATTCTCTCCATGGTAAACTTTCCCTATTTACCTCCATTGGGGAGCTCTCCTTGACACCTCTGGATTCTGCTTTAGTACTTTCAACAGACCTTTACTAATATCTCTGTTATACCATTTATTATGCTGCTGCAAATGTTATTTACATGACTGTCTCCCTCACTAGCCCACAGGCAGGAACTGGGTTCTAGTCATTTCTGGATCCTGAGCACCTGCCAGGTCCTGGCATAGCACATAAAGCTGCGAGGATGAACACCTTGTGGGGACAGAAGTGCCTGTGGTGGTAGCAAGGCAGAAACCTGGTCCTGGCATGCCTAAGAGCTACATTCAGTGGCTCAGTCACAAGTGAAGTGGGAGTGCCCTTGCACTTGAGCGCCTCAGTGTCTGTAAGCCTGCAGAGGAGCCtttgttttgggggaaaatgaaAAGTCCCGTAGGCGGAGAGGCAGAGCAGGAAAGGGGCCCCATACAGATGGAAATAGGCAACTGGCAGCACGCACCTCCCACCGCTGGGAAGTCAGGACCACAAATGCCGCCTTCAGGCCAAAGCACAACATCTCCATGCGGGGAACTGCAGTTTATCTGACTTTTCTGAGAGCCTCGCTCATCCAAAGCGAGAATCCCTCTTCTATGTCAGAGGGTTCTCGGGTGTGACATAATGGAAGCTATatgttttctgtttaatttctgttGATTGAAAACACAGATGATACGGATGTACAGACCCCCAGGAACCTGAGGCCCAGTGGCTGGAAACCACTGTCCCGTGTCAGCTCGCCTCGGCACTCACAGACAGGTCTGCTGAGACTGTGGGCGGCGTTTACCTTGCACGAGGCACTCCTTCTCCCACGCCGCCTCACAGAGAGGGGGTGGGGTGATGAGAATGACCCTGTCCTCAGGGATGTCCACAGACTTCAGGTACTGCACCATGCTCTTTAAATTCGCGGTGTACTCCTCCAGGGGGATGTGCTGCTTGGGATTCTCATCTGTTCAGGAGGAACAAGGATACTtcagaaagagaatggaaaagaaaccCGGTACAGAGCTCTTCATAAATCAGACTTCAAGGCTCTGGCTCAGGGCCGTGTAAGTACCCTCGTCTTTTCTCCTCTAGTGGCCGCACTGTTATTAATGGATTAGGCTGAAACACCACGAGCCCAGGCTGCAGCGTGTGACACTCCAGGTTCTGTCCTGGTTTGTCACAGACCAGCCCCATGCCCTCGGATAAATGCTCAAcctttctgtacctcagtttcctcactgataaAATGATGATAAGAGGGCCTACCTCAGGGTTCTTGTGAAAGTGAAGTTGGCTAAGTGTGCACAGCACTCAGAGCAAGGGGCCTGCACAAAGGAAGCGCTGGGGAAATAAACGTCAGCTACTGCTCCGATGGCTGCAAGGGATCCTTCCTGGATGGGCTCACACATGGGTATTACAAGGCTCAGGGCAGGCCATTTGCAAACCACATGTAAGTATaattacaggagaaaaataaaatcattcatgATCCTACCACCCAGAAAACCACTGTTGGCACTTGGATGTacttctttccagtcttttccaTGTAGATATGTATacgtaaaaaacaaacaaaaaaggatcaCACCGAAGATATACGACCATACTGTGCTTTTTCCACACAACACTATGAGCATTTCTGTGTCCATAAATGGTCCTCAGAAACATGGTGTTCCAAACCCGTGTACCATCACCCAGGATTCAAGTTTGCCCTGGCTCGGGGCTTCTGCCCTGAGCAACTCTATTCATCAGTGCAATCACACTGCAAGGTGTACAATTTGAGCCCTCGGCCGCCAACTTATCagctaaagagaaaaaacattagaaatttaGCAGAGCACTACAGGACTCTAGAAAACATTAAACTGTTTGAAATTTTAGGTCTGCCAACAACCCAGGCATGTAGAAAATAAATTGGGAATAAAATTCATTGACATTAAAGCCAGAAGAAATACACATAAGTAAACTCAAGGAATTCATTATAAATTTGGCAAAACTATCTATTGGGAGACAAGTAAACAGTTGGAAAAACGTATATAAAGTTTGCTGTAAAgtaaaaacaattgaaaatgaactggaaaacaaaaaaatgccttTACCTTTTAGTGCACTGTCATTGGCACCAAAGAAAATTGTAACTGCTACTGGGTTGTCCAAACTGTTCCCTTTCTGGATTAATCTTGGAAGGATAATTTTGGCCCATCTGGTATTGTAACCTGAAAATCCACGATTTAGAACAtcacattttctgaaaagaaaaattttaaaagatgaaacgTGGGCAAAGCACCGTCCCCAGTGTCCGCAGCAGCCTTCAGCGCACGTGCTCCTGGGGCATGTAATGCCTCCTGCCGTCCCACGGCTCTGAGGCCGCCAGGTTTCACTTTGATAGTGCAGTAACAGAGGTGAAGCCTGCTGTCTTCCTTACGTGGTCCCAAGACACAGTAAACCCATCACAGTCCCTGATGGGAGCGGCTGTGAATAATCACAAACAAGGGGCGACGATGCCCATGGTCTGCAGACTAGCTCATTTCACGCCTGGGCAGTGGGTACTTTTAAGATGGCGTTCACAGCAGACAGGCCAGTATCTTAGGTAGAAGGGCACTGATAAGCTGGAACTCAAATCTTAGCAGTGGTTTGTTTAGTTTGGGATTAAGtgtacaaaatattttgagacttttttttagaggagttttaggtttacagcaaaattgagcaggaggtacagatttcccatatactccgtGCCGCCACTCAGGCGCGGCCCCCCACcttcaacatcccccaccagagtggaaCATTGGTCACAAGTGACAAACCTAcaatgacacatcattatcatccaacGGTTTCGTTTTGATTCaataattttagtaaatattttagttgtgtttCAAATAACACAGTTCATTAacaggcatttttttccttcttaaaaacaGACGATTTGACTCACACTATTGTATGGTATAACGGAAAAGTGAACTATGGATCTAGCTGGTTGCCCAGTTTGTGTCTCTGCCCCATGACTTAGCTGTGACCCTGCGCATGTCTACAGATGTTTAAAGTtgtccataataaaaaatttaaaaaatgaatctcagAGTTCAATTTATAGTTAGCAAATTGATGTGgttcatttttgtgcatggttCAAATTCCTACATACTAGCAACTAAGCAGAGAAGGCAGGGCACCAGCGAGCGCCGCTGCAGGCTACGCGGCGGCCAGCGGGCACCACGGAGCAGGAGGGGATTCGCCTTCGAAACGCCTCTGACAGCCCTCAGCACTCAGAAACCTTGGGAACAACCAGAGAACAATTTagtcacatttatttctcagtgcGACTCTTCGTGTTAATGTGTAATGATTACAGAAAGCCAACAGCCATTTTAAAGACTGCACTCACAATACTTTAAAATGGAATACTCTCAAATTTTGACTAGGTGAATGTGTCTTACATCAACCCAATGGATTACGTCAGTGCAGCACTTAAGAAACAAgaggcagggggccggccccatggccgagtggttaagttcgcatgctccgcttcagcagcccatggttcgccagttcgcatcctgggcgtggacctagcacggctcatcaggccatgctgcggcggcgtcccacacagcacaaccagaaggacctacaactagaatatgcaactatgtactgggggaggttggggagatgaagaaaaaggcaatggatgttagctcagggtaaatcttcctcacccaaaaaaacccaaacaaaaataaaacaagcagcAAAACAGCTTCCTCCCTAGGGCCCCTGTGATAGGGCGGTACAATTTCAAGGTCTGGAGTCAGAGCGGCAGTGCCTGCATCTCGCCACCCTCGACCAGCAGTGAGGCCTTGGCCCTTCACGCAGTTCCTCGGAGCCTCAGTCCCGACTGTGAAAGACCAACACTAACACCCAATCCGCCAGGCTGTGTGCAGACTAGAACTAACGCACTGGCCagacacagaaggtgctcaataaacggcAGCcgtcagttttaaaaaatcatcatcagAAGCCTGTGACCCAGGAAAAAAGTGCTAGTGAGGCCCAGGGCTGACAGTGTTAGGGCTCCCTTCTGAGAGGGAGGCGCGTCTGAACCTCTGCGTATTGGACAGCAGTCAACAGGGCCCAAGTTACTCAGAGGCCTACAGAAACCAGAAAATTCCGAACAGCTTCTACATAAATTCATAGCTAATAACGGGTATCCAAGTTCAGATGAAGATGGGACAAGGATAAGAATTAACTAAAAGATTCCTTCCACAACATCTAGGCTCTGTAAGACTGCCTtccagaaaaaatgtaaattaagtgttttattataaatggcaACAGGCAAGGGCATATCTTTAAAAGCAAAgagcagaagcttttaaaaactgaaaaaggtGAGTTTAACTCCTTCAAACCCTTCAAACT
This genomic interval from Equus quagga isolate Etosha38 chromosome 5, UCLA_HA_Equagga_1.0, whole genome shotgun sequence contains the following:
- the IAH1 gene encoding isoamyl acetate-hydrolyzing esterase 1 homolog, with the translated sequence MMALSEAVACGSYLLWPRVLLFGDSITQFSFQQGGWGASLADKLVRKCDVLNRGFSGYNTRWAKIILPRLIQKGNSLDNPVAVTIFFGANDSALKDENPKQHIPLEEYTANLKSMVQYLKSVDIPEDRVILITPPPLCEAAWEKECLVQGCKLNRLNLVVGEYASACLRVAQDCGTDVLDLWSLMQKDSQDFPSYLSDGLHLSPKGNEFVFSHLWPLIEKKVSSLPLLLPYWRDVAEAKPELSLLGDGDH